From Desulfurobacteriaceae bacterium, a single genomic window includes:
- the pdxA gene encoding 4-hydroxythreonine-4-phosphate dehydrogenase PdxA, which translates to MPFLETLNASFFIYGSSKVIDFYSKLLRIPIKIEKVDSPDRTKRGIYLIDVVENPDFNVGKISKSSGIVQYEFLKRSVKDAKKGLIDAITTLPINKEAIRLAGFKFPGHTEYLASCFNVKEFAMMLANEKLKVVLLTTHVSLKEVPELITKEKIISKLRLIHKTLNSPKIAVASLNPHGGENGLFGKEEIEIINPAIAETRKEGINVYPFALPSDTVFVRALKGEFDVVLCMYHDQGLIPIKLLDFGNSVNVTLGLPIVRTSVDHGTAYDIAGKGLANPESFKLAIKMAMEMVEKRSFRKS; encoded by the coding sequence ATACCGTTTTTAGAAACCCTAAACGCATCTTTTTTTATTTACGGTTCAAGTAAAGTTATCGACTTTTACTCCAAGCTTTTAAGAATTCCTATAAAAATAGAAAAAGTAGATTCTCCCGATAGAACAAAAAGGGGGATTTATCTAATAGACGTAGTTGAAAATCCCGATTTTAATGTAGGTAAAATCTCTAAATCTTCAGGAATAGTCCAATATGAATTTTTAAAAAGATCAGTGAAAGATGCTAAAAAAGGACTAATAGACGCTATTACAACCCTTCCAATAAACAAAGAGGCCATACGTTTAGCAGGATTTAAATTTCCTGGACACACAGAGTACTTAGCCTCTTGCTTTAACGTAAAAGAATTTGCAATGATGCTGGCAAATGAAAAGTTAAAAGTTGTCCTCTTAACCACTCACGTCTCACTAAAGGAAGTTCCAGAACTTATTACAAAAGAAAAAATCATCTCCAAACTAAGACTAATACATAAAACTCTAAATTCGCCCAAAATAGCAGTTGCAAGCCTAAACCCACACGGAGGGGAAAACGGACTTTTTGGAAAAGAGGAGATAGAAATAATAAACCCTGCCATAGCAGAAACTAGAAAAGAAGGAATAAACGTTTACCCTTTTGCCCTACCGTCTGATACAGTCTTTGTAAGGGCATTAAAAGGTGAATTTGATGTCGTTCTTTGCATGTATCATGACCAAGGATTAATACCAATAAAGCTTTTAGACTTTGGAAATTCTGTAAACGTTACTTTAGGACTTCCTATTGTTAGAACTTCTGTTGATCACGGCACAGCTTACGATATAGCCGGCAAAGGATTGGCTAATCCAGAAAGTTTTAAGCTGGCAATAAAAATGGCAATGGAGATGGTGGAAAAAAGAAGCTTTAGAAAAAGCTAA
- a CDS encoding bifunctional 3,4-dihydroxy-2-butanone-4-phosphate synthase/GTP cyclohydrolase II: protein MVKGRFPLNRVEEAIEDIKQGKMVIVVDDPNRENEGDLVIAAEKVTPEAINFMAKYGRGLICLALTEERCEELGLEPMTPNPTDPKGTAFCVSIDAHPKFGTTTGISAYDRAITIKRAISPDAKPNDFVRPGHIFPLRARKGGVLKRSGHTEAAVDLARLAGLYPAGVICEIMDEDGTMMRLPKLLEYAQKHNLKIISIADLIEYRMKSESLIRREAEAKLPTPYGTWKIYAYTSLVDNKEHVALVMGEIKEDEPILVRVHSECLTGDVFHSLKCDCRSQLHKAMEMISKEGKGVIVYLRQEGRGIGLVNKIKAYQLQDHGFDTVEANEKLGFPPDMRNFGIGAQILRDLGVKKMRLMTNNPKKLIGLEGYGLKIVERVPIEVGICDYNINYLRTKKEKLGHMLNLKQLEHLGGRDGKGDPPKQ, encoded by the coding sequence ATGGTAAAGGGAAGGTTTCCCTTAAATAGAGTTGAGGAAGCTATAGAGGATATAAAACAAGGAAAAATGGTCATTGTCGTTGACGATCCCAACAGAGAAAACGAAGGGGATCTAGTAATTGCTGCTGAGAAGGTAACTCCTGAAGCTATAAACTTTATGGCAAAGTATGGAAGAGGTCTTATCTGCTTAGCCTTAACAGAAGAAAGGTGTGAAGAGCTTGGTCTTGAACCGATGACACCAAATCCAACAGATCCTAAGGGAACAGCTTTCTGTGTTTCCATAGATGCTCACCCTAAATTTGGAACAACAACAGGAATTTCAGCCTACGATAGGGCTATTACCATAAAAAGAGCCATCTCTCCCGACGCAAAGCCTAATGATTTTGTAAGACCGGGACACATTTTCCCTCTAAGAGCGAGGAAAGGTGGAGTTTTAAAAAGGTCTGGACACACAGAAGCGGCAGTAGATTTAGCAAGACTGGCAGGTCTTTACCCTGCCGGCGTTATCTGTGAAATAATGGATGAAGACGGAACTATGATGCGTCTTCCCAAACTTTTGGAATACGCCCAAAAGCACAACCTAAAAATCATCAGCATTGCAGACCTTATTGAATATAGAATGAAAAGTGAAAGTCTCATTAGACGTGAAGCTGAAGCAAAGCTTCCAACCCCTTATGGCACTTGGAAAATTTACGCTTACACATCTTTGGTTGACAACAAAGAACACGTCGCCCTCGTTATGGGAGAAATAAAAGAGGATGAACCAATCTTAGTAAGAGTTCACTCAGAATGTTTAACAGGTGATGTCTTCCACTCCTTAAAGTGCGATTGCCGTTCTCAACTTCACAAAGCTATGGAAATGATTTCAAAGGAGGGAAAAGGGGTAATAGTTTACCTTCGTCAAGAGGGAAGGGGAATTGGACTTGTTAACAAAATAAAAGCGTATCAGCTTCAGGATCACGGATTTGATACTGTTGAGGCAAATGAAAAACTTGGTTTTCCACCTGATATGAGAAACTTTGGAATAGGCGCCCAAATCTTAAGAGATCTTGGAGTTAAAAAAATGAGACTAATGACCAACAACCCCAAGAAACTCATAGGATTGGAAGGATATGGTTTGAAAATTGTAGAAAGAGTTCCCATAGAAGTTGGAATTTGTGATTATAATATTAACTATCTGAGGACTAAAAAGGAAAAGTTAGGGCACATGTTAAACCTTAAGCAGCTTGAACATCTTGGAGGAAGGGATGGAAAAGGTGATCCACCTAAACAATGA
- the clpP gene encoding ATP-dependent Clp endopeptidase proteolytic subunit ClpP, with protein sequence MEEILNQYVPIVIEQTGRGERAYDIYSRLLKDRIILLGTPIDDHIANLIVAQLLFLEAEDPEKDIYLYINSPGGVVTAGLAIYDTMQYIKPDVVTICLGQAASMGAVLLAAGAPGKRFALPHARIMIHQPLGGFQGQATDIEIHAKEILRLKKILNEILAKHTGQSIRKIEKDTDRDFFMSAEEAQKYGLIDKVLTKRGE encoded by the coding sequence TAATCGAACAGACAGGAAGAGGTGAAAGAGCTTACGATATCTATTCAAGACTTTTAAAGGATAGGATTATCCTCCTTGGAACTCCAATTGATGACCATATTGCTAACTTAATAGTTGCCCAGCTTCTATTTTTGGAAGCGGAAGACCCTGAAAAGGATATTTACCTTTACATAAATAGCCCCGGTGGAGTTGTAACTGCAGGACTTGCAATTTACGACACTATGCAGTACATAAAGCCTGATGTAGTAACCATTTGTTTAGGACAAGCAGCTTCCATGGGAGCAGTACTACTTGCTGCTGGAGCTCCTGGAAAAAGGTTTGCCCTCCCACACGCAAGAATAATGATTCACCAGCCACTTGGAGGATTTCAAGGACAGGCAACAGATATAGAAATCCACGCAAAAGAAATCCTAAGACTTAAAAAGATACTTAACGAAATTCTTGCTAAGCACACAGGACAATCTATTAGAAAAATAGAGAAAGACACAGACAGAGACTTCTTTATGAGTGCAGAAGAGGCACAAAAGTACGGACTCATTGATAAAGTGCTTACAAAAAGGGGAGAATAG